In Pelosinus sp. IPA-1, a genomic segment contains:
- a CDS encoding terminase small subunit yields MPKPRIGRPKSNAKKVTPKQEKFIEEYLETGNATQSARAAGYSEKCASVQGNRLKNNKAVVAVIEDIKRDVAQEIKDNAHIAYDVLQDIMLDPRVSAKVRSDVASNLLDRAGHKAVEKKQVTGSITGSINSTVTMDLVQRARELLATKSRTIDVTPDV; encoded by the coding sequence TTGCCCAAACCACGTATTGGCAGACCTAAAAGTAATGCAAAAAAAGTAACTCCGAAACAGGAGAAGTTCATTGAAGAATACCTTGAGACAGGGAATGCCACTCAATCAGCAAGAGCGGCTGGATACAGTGAGAAATGTGCTAGTGTTCAAGGTAACAGACTTAAAAATAATAAGGCTGTTGTTGCTGTTATTGAAGACATTAAGAGAGATGTAGCGCAAGAAATTAAAGATAATGCTCACATTGCTTATGATGTGCTTCAAGACATCATGTTAGATCCTAGAGTTAGTGCTAAAGTTAGATCAGATGTAGCCAGTAATTTACTTGATAGAGCAGGACACAAAGCAGTAGAGAAGAAGCAAGTAACTGGTAGCATTACTGGATCTATTAACTCTACTGTAACGATGGATCTAGTACAGAGAGCTAGGGAATTGTTAGCTACAAAGTCTAGGACTATTGATGTAACACCTGATGTTTAG